The proteins below come from a single Chitinophaga pinensis DSM 2588 genomic window:
- a CDS encoding LacI family DNA-binding transcriptional regulator, whose product MKERSTKITIYDIARVLNLSASTVSRALQNNKLINQETRDKVRQTATEMGYVPNWIASSLRKNRSNILGLIVPRTSMYFQSTAISGIQHEAHKYGFSIVIGQSDDTVEMEKELVNTFFSLRVDGLLAVSSMYTTHYEHFTPFIKNNIPLVFYDRVPTEFPGYTITGDDFKGGFLATEHLIRQGCKRIALFSGILSCNLYQQRLSGYKTALEKYDIPFDEQLLYVHNLTSEAATTASQELLAATERPDGLFAANDTSAVAFIQEAKRQRVDIPKQIKVVGYSNDQSSRIITPALTTIEQSGYKMGQKAVDTIVKLINYGDTMKITKHFVFPVELIERESSE is encoded by the coding sequence GTGAAAGAACGAAGTACTAAGATTACTATCTACGACATTGCCAGAGTGCTGAACCTATCTGCTTCCACGGTATCGAGAGCATTGCAGAACAATAAGCTGATCAACCAGGAAACCAGAGACAAGGTACGCCAGACGGCCACCGAAATGGGTTATGTACCTAACTGGATCGCATCCAGTCTGCGTAAGAACCGCTCCAACATTCTGGGCCTTATTGTACCACGTACTTCCATGTATTTCCAGAGTACAGCCATCAGCGGTATCCAGCACGAAGCACATAAATATGGCTTTAGTATTGTGATTGGCCAGTCTGATGATACTGTTGAAATGGAGAAAGAACTTGTCAATACATTTTTTTCTCTTCGTGTAGATGGATTACTCGCTGTATCTTCTATGTACACAACACACTATGAACATTTTACTCCATTCATAAAGAACAATATTCCACTGGTTTTCTATGACCGCGTTCCCACAGAATTTCCTGGTTATACCATTACCGGAGATGACTTCAAAGGAGGCTTTCTGGCTACAGAACATCTGATCAGACAAGGTTGTAAACGCATTGCATTGTTCTCAGGTATACTTAGCTGTAATCTTTATCAGCAGCGTCTAAGCGGCTATAAAACGGCGCTGGAAAAATATGATATACCTTTTGATGAACAACTTCTCTATGTTCATAACCTGACATCGGAGGCTGCCACTACGGCTTCACAGGAATTATTAGCTGCCACAGAACGACCTGACGGATTGTTTGCTGCGAACGATACATCAGCAGTAGCATTTATCCAGGAAGCCAAAAGACAACGCGTCGATATTCCCAAACAGATCAAGGTAGTAGGATATTCCAATGACCAGTCTTCAAGAATCATTACCCCTGCACTTACTACTATCGAACAATCCGGATATAAGATGGGCCAGAAAGCAGTAGATACTATTGTTAAACTGATCAATTATGGCGACACCATGAAGATCACCAAGCACTTTGTATTTCCTGTTGAATTGATTGAAAGGGAATCCAGCGAGTAA
- a CDS encoding zinc-dependent metalloprotease, with product MKKNTIRTVATTAGTLLLILSINTMSIAQKRKKTQQEPIPAKDSTARPPMPAKSGPKTAPKKFSEVITSAAVADSGLFNIYKQDDKVFFEIADSLLGRDILVVNRISKSAAGLRAAMMGYSGDEIGENVIRFEKGPNNRIFLKNISYSEISRDSSQPMFNAVMNSNIQPIAAAFDIKAFSEKGKSTIIDLTEYIQGDNDIFFFDSRVKGMFKLGAVQQDKSYIVDVKSYPINTEIKTVKTYSKSGGQPGPGMPVQGGNATLELNSSMILLPAVPMKARYFDPRVGYFTTSVTDFDLDPQGVKRLSMVTRWRLEPKPEDLERYKRGELVEPLKPIIFYIDPATPKKWVPYLIQGVNDWQAAFEKAGFKNAVVAKVAPTREEDSTWSLEDARFSAIVYKPSDIPNASGPHIHDPRSGEIMESHINWYHNVMRLLRNWYFIQCAPNDARARKMQFDDQLMGELIRFVSSHEVGHTLGLRHNFGSSSTYPTEKLRDKAWTKENGFAASIMDYARFNYVAQPEDGISGADLYPRINFYDKWAIEWGYKLIPDAATADAEKAVLNKWTVEKLKEKKYWFGTEMNPDDPRSQNEDLGDNAMKSGIYGIKNLQRIMPNLLTWTKEENEGYGNLTELYREVNTQFGRYLGHVAKNIGGIYETPKTVEQEGGVYEAVPKVIQLEAVQFLNDQVFTTPKWLLDKDILSRTGNNATTIVGARQTPVLDRILSANTLVKLINNEANDGAGSYQATAFLNDVKKGIFSEVYSRKNIDVFRRNLQKSYVDHVIQLLASKDQSSMGGMIIMFGPAPADPTKSDVSSIARAHLVSLRTDIRAAAATIQDPLSRYHLSDLAERISQALEPK from the coding sequence ATGAAGAAAAACACCATCCGTACCGTCGCCACAACAGCTGGTACGCTTCTGTTGATACTGAGTATCAACACTATGTCGATAGCACAAAAGCGAAAGAAGACCCAACAGGAACCTATTCCCGCTAAAGATTCGACTGCACGTCCGCCTATGCCCGCTAAAAGCGGTCCAAAAACAGCTCCCAAAAAATTCAGCGAAGTCATTACATCCGCTGCTGTAGCAGATTCCGGTCTGTTCAATATCTATAAGCAGGATGACAAAGTATTTTTTGAAATAGCTGACTCCCTCCTTGGAAGAGATATTCTCGTCGTAAACCGTATTTCAAAATCAGCCGCAGGCCTGCGCGCTGCAATGATGGGATACAGCGGAGACGAAATCGGTGAAAACGTGATCCGGTTTGAAAAAGGACCCAATAACCGCATTTTCCTGAAGAACATTTCCTATTCTGAAATCTCCAGAGATTCCAGTCAGCCAATGTTTAACGCTGTAATGAATTCCAACATACAACCCATTGCAGCTGCGTTTGATATCAAGGCTTTCTCTGAAAAAGGAAAAAGTACTATTATCGATCTTACTGAATATATCCAGGGTGATAACGATATCTTCTTCTTTGACTCCCGCGTGAAAGGCATGTTCAAACTGGGCGCCGTTCAGCAGGATAAGTCATATATAGTAGATGTCAAATCTTATCCTATCAATACAGAGATCAAAACAGTAAAGACTTATTCCAAATCTGGTGGCCAGCCTGGTCCAGGTATGCCTGTACAGGGTGGAAACGCCACACTGGAGCTGAACTCATCTATGATTCTGCTGCCAGCGGTACCGATGAAAGCCCGGTACTTTGATCCACGTGTGGGTTACTTTACCACTTCTGTAACTGATTTTGACCTGGATCCACAAGGCGTTAAACGCCTCTCCATGGTTACCCGCTGGAGACTGGAGCCTAAGCCTGAAGATCTCGAGAGATATAAACGCGGGGAACTCGTGGAACCCCTAAAGCCAATCATATTTTATATAGATCCGGCTACGCCTAAAAAATGGGTACCATACTTAATTCAAGGTGTAAATGACTGGCAGGCAGCTTTTGAAAAAGCAGGTTTCAAAAATGCAGTTGTTGCTAAAGTAGCGCCTACGCGTGAAGAAGATTCTACCTGGAGCCTGGAAGACGCTCGCTTCTCAGCGATCGTTTACAAACCTTCCGATATTCCTAACGCGAGTGGTCCTCATATTCACGATCCCCGTTCCGGCGAGATCATGGAAAGCCATATCAACTGGTATCACAACGTGATGCGTTTACTGCGTAACTGGTACTTTATACAGTGTGCGCCCAACGATGCCCGTGCACGTAAAATGCAGTTTGACGACCAACTGATGGGAGAACTGATCAGATTCGTATCCTCTCATGAAGTAGGTCACACACTAGGCCTCCGTCACAACTTCGGTTCCAGCTCAACCTATCCTACTGAGAAGTTAAGGGATAAAGCATGGACTAAAGAAAATGGTTTTGCAGCGTCTATTATGGACTATGCCCGTTTCAACTATGTAGCACAACCAGAAGATGGTATCTCCGGCGCTGATCTTTACCCTCGTATCAACTTCTATGATAAATGGGCTATTGAATGGGGCTATAAACTGATCCCTGATGCAGCTACAGCAGATGCAGAAAAAGCAGTACTTAATAAATGGACAGTTGAAAAACTGAAGGAGAAGAAATATTGGTTTGGTACAGAAATGAACCCTGATGATCCAAGATCACAGAATGAAGATCTTGGTGATAATGCAATGAAATCGGGTATATATGGTATCAAAAACCTGCAGCGTATTATGCCTAACCTCCTGACCTGGACGAAAGAAGAGAATGAAGGTTATGGCAATCTTACTGAACTCTATCGCGAAGTGAATACACAGTTTGGTCGTTATCTCGGACATGTCGCCAAAAACATTGGTGGTATATATGAAACACCGAAAACAGTAGAGCAGGAAGGCGGCGTATATGAAGCAGTGCCAAAAGTTATACAGCTGGAAGCTGTTCAGTTCCTGAACGATCAGGTATTCACCACACCTAAATGGTTACTTGATAAGGACATCTTATCGCGTACAGGCAACAACGCAACCACTATTGTCGGCGCGCGTCAGACCCCTGTATTAGATCGCATACTGAGTGCTAATACACTCGTAAAACTGATCAACAATGAAGCGAATGACGGCGCTGGCAGTTACCAGGCTACTGCATTCCTGAATGATGTTAAAAAAGGCATCTTCAGCGAAGTATACAGCAGAAAGAATATCGACGTATTCCGTCGTAACCTGCAGAAATCATATGTTGATCATGTTATTCAGCTGCTGGCTTCTAAAGACCAGTCTTCCATGGGTGGTATGATTATCATGTTCGGCCCTGCACCCGCAGATCCGACAAAATCAGATGTGAGCAGTATTGCACGTGCACATCTTGTATCTCTGCGTACCGATATCCGTGCCGCAGCTGCAACTATACAGGATCCACTGAGCCGTTATCATCTGAGCGATCTTGCTGAAAGAATCAGCCAGGCTCTCGAACCTAAATGA
- a CDS encoding MotA/TolQ/ExbB proton channel family protein translates to MAETKTTVTAGSAKATSHQPKKSSNVFALLAVPICIVIGVLFYIFVLGSPDNFQGGIKGPNAHPVEEGIGKWFATVYQGGAIVPILISVLLICVTFVIERFLYINKAKGKFSGADLVRRVQFHLANKNVDAALAECDKQKGSVGNVMKAGLKKYKEMITNTELDTEQKILTIKNEIEETTALELPMMEKNLVFLSTIASVATLLGLFGTVLGMIKSFSAMSAGGAPDSAKLALGISEALINTALGIGTSAIAIIMYNFFTTNIDGITYAIDESGFTLTQSFAANHK, encoded by the coding sequence ATGGCTGAGACTAAAACAACTGTGACTGCAGGTTCTGCCAAAGCAACTTCTCATCAACCTAAAAAGTCATCCAATGTATTCGCATTGCTGGCTGTGCCTATCTGTATCGTTATAGGTGTTCTCTTCTACATCTTTGTATTAGGTAGTCCTGATAACTTCCAGGGAGGTATAAAAGGTCCGAACGCGCATCCAGTTGAAGAAGGTATCGGAAAATGGTTCGCAACAGTTTATCAGGGTGGTGCTATTGTACCTATTCTTATTTCTGTATTACTGATCTGTGTTACTTTCGTAATTGAGCGTTTCCTGTATATCAACAAAGCTAAAGGTAAGTTTAGCGGTGCTGATCTGGTAAGAAGAGTTCAGTTCCACCTGGCTAACAAAAACGTAGACGCAGCGCTGGCTGAGTGCGACAAACAGAAAGGTTCTGTAGGTAACGTAATGAAAGCTGGTCTGAAGAAGTACAAAGAAATGATCACTAACACTGAGCTGGATACTGAGCAGAAGATCCTGACTATCAAAAACGAGATCGAAGAAACAACCGCTCTTGAACTGCCAATGATGGAAAAGAACCTGGTGTTCCTGTCCACTATCGCTTCAGTAGCTACCCTGCTTGGTCTGTTCGGTACAGTATTGGGTATGATCAAATCCTTCTCTGCGATGTCCGCAGGTGGTGCTCCAGATTCTGCTAAACTGGCGTTAGGTATCTCCGAGGCGTTGATCAATACCGCTCTGGGTATCGGTACTTCCGCTATCGCGATCATCATGTATAACTTCTTTACTACCAATATCGATGGCATCACTTATGCAATCGACGAGTCTGGTTTCACTTTGACTCAGAGCTTCGCAGCTAACCACAAATAA
- a CDS encoding ExbD/TolR family protein has protein sequence MPKVKMPRKSTLVDMTAMCDVAFLLLTFFMLATKFKPDEPVTVVTPSSINTKLLPDSDVIMLTVDKDGKIFFSMDGQPKRQQLINDLDQQYKLGLNEKEKNNFIIGSSIGTDIKSLKTYLDMKPEERKKAGLEKGIPSDSANNEVAVWIEYARSAQGGNPKLQYCIKADNGTPYPVIKDILDTFKEKKIQKLNLVTNLEAAPAGSAAAIARAEGKSDE, from the coding sequence ATGCCTAAAGTTAAAATGCCCAGGAAGAGCACGCTGGTTGATATGACCGCGATGTGTGATGTGGCTTTCTTGCTGCTCACTTTCTTCATGCTGGCTACCAAATTTAAACCGGACGAGCCGGTAACTGTGGTAACTCCGTCTTCCATCAATACTAAACTGCTGCCAGATTCTGATGTAATCATGCTGACAGTTGATAAGGACGGTAAAATATTCTTCAGCATGGACGGCCAGCCTAAAAGGCAGCAGCTGATCAATGATCTGGACCAACAGTATAAGCTCGGTCTGAACGAAAAGGAAAAGAATAACTTTATCATTGGCTCCAGCATCGGTACGGATATTAAAAGCCTGAAGACTTACCTCGACATGAAACCTGAAGAGCGTAAGAAAGCTGGTCTTGAAAAAGGTATCCCTTCTGACTCTGCCAATAATGAAGTTGCTGTATGGATCGAGTATGCAAGATCTGCACAAGGTGGAAACCCTAAGCTGCAGTATTGTATCAAAGCCGACAATGGTACCCCTTATCCTGTAATTAAGGACATACTGGATACCTTCAAGGAGAAAAAGATTCAGAAGCTGAACCTGGTTACGAACCTGGAAGCTGCTCCTGCAGGATCTGCAGCAGCTATAGCTCGTGCCGAAGGAAAGTCCGACGAATAA
- a CDS encoding ExbD/TolR family protein, producing MAEMDTSSSGGKGKHQGTKSKKQSTRVDMTPMVDLGFLLITFFMLTTTMSKPKTMDLIMPKDTKDEKEQNKVKESTALTILLGKKDRVYYYEGLAQDPNASANPEFFKATTFANTGGIRDVIIKKRDEVAQLRNSKGEPEDVVIIIKADNDATYKDFVDILDEMAINRIQRYATVDISDQDKTWIQQTETANGGGSK from the coding sequence ATGGCAGAAATGGATACCAGCAGTAGTGGTGGGAAAGGTAAACACCAGGGTACGAAATCCAAGAAGCAGTCTACACGCGTAGACATGACTCCAATGGTGGATCTCGGCTTTCTGCTAATCACTTTCTTCATGTTGACTACGACTATGAGCAAGCCCAAAACAATGGACTTGATCATGCCGAAAGATACTAAGGATGAGAAAGAGCAGAACAAGGTAAAAGAAAGTACTGCACTCACTATACTGCTTGGAAAAAAAGATCGCGTATACTACTACGAAGGTCTGGCACAGGATCCGAATGCTTCGGCAAATCCTGAATTTTTCAAAGCAACTACGTTTGCTAATACTGGCGGCATCAGAGATGTAATTATCAAAAAGCGTGATGAGGTTGCTCAATTAAGGAACTCAAAGGGAGAGCCTGAAGATGTAGTGATTATCATTAAAGCTGATAATGATGCTACATACAAGGACTTCGTTGACATTCTGGACGAAATGGCCATTAACCGCATTCAACGTTATGCTACAGTTGACATCAGCGATCAGGATAAAACCTGGATCCAGCAGACGGAAACAGCTAACGGCGGTGGCTCCAAGTAA
- a CDS encoding energy transducer TonB: MDSAKVLKSDFLDILFENRNKEYGAYDLRRQYDKRVRNAVIGSAALMLVVIAGYAISNYINKLERENPDRKPVIEQIKMEDVKIPDDPKTPPPPPPPPAPPPPVKPSVQFTPPVIKKDEEVPEDEVPPKIKEIENKAISTKTVEGDPNGIDPGLLEDSKGTGVVEAPPPPPKEEIFTFVEQPPTFPGGEEALAKFLSKNIHYPRVAQENAISGTVFVQFVVDSEGNIKDVKTVGAAKGGGLEEEAIRVVKIMPKWKAGKQNGRQVSVQFNLPIRFTLQE, encoded by the coding sequence ATGGATTCCGCTAAAGTCTTAAAGTCCGATTTTCTGGATATCCTGTTTGAGAACAGGAATAAGGAATATGGGGCTTATGACCTCAGAAGACAATACGACAAAAGGGTACGTAACGCCGTTATCGGTAGTGCTGCACTGATGTTGGTTGTAATCGCAGGTTATGCAATCAGTAATTATATCAACAAATTAGAACGGGAGAATCCTGATAGGAAACCTGTTATAGAGCAGATCAAAATGGAGGACGTGAAGATTCCGGATGATCCGAAAACTCCACCTCCGCCTCCACCGCCACCTGCTCCACCGCCACCGGTGAAACCATCCGTACAATTCACTCCTCCCGTAATCAAGAAGGATGAAGAAGTACCAGAAGATGAAGTACCGCCTAAAATCAAGGAAATTGAGAATAAGGCAATCAGTACTAAAACTGTAGAAGGTGATCCTAACGGTATCGATCCGGGATTACTGGAAGATAGTAAAGGTACTGGTGTGGTAGAAGCTCCTCCTCCTCCTCCAAAAGAAGAGATCTTCACCTTCGTAGAACAGCCGCCTACCTTCCCTGGTGGTGAGGAAGCGCTGGCTAAGTTCCTGAGCAAAAACATCCACTATCCTCGCGTTGCGCAGGAAAATGCGATCTCAGGTACTGTGTTCGTACAGTTCGTAGTAGACTCAGAAGGTAACATCAAAGATGTGAAAACTGTAGGTGCTGCGAAAGGTGGTGGTCTGGAAGAAGAAGCAATCCGTGTGGTAAAAATAATGCCTAAATGGAAAGCTGGTAAACAGAACGGCCGTCAGGTATCTGTACAGTTCAACCTGCCTATCCGCTTTACGCTGCAAGAGTAG